The following coding sequences are from one Capsicum annuum cultivar UCD-10X-F1 chromosome 3, UCD10Xv1.1, whole genome shotgun sequence window:
- the LOC107864267 gene encoding S-adenosyl-L-methionine:benzoic acid/salicylic acid carboxyl methyltransferase 3 — translation MKLVDVLHMNGGMGDISYANNSLVQRKAIILTKPIIEQAMSDLYNNLLPETLCIADLGCSSGANTFLVVSELIKTVEKERRKHGFHSSDFHFLFNDLPSNDFNTIFQSLGEFKHNLRKQTGEKFAPCFFSGVPGSFYTRLFPSNSLHFIHSSYSLHWLSQVPDLIEKNKGNVYMSSTSPPSVIKAYYKQYEKDFTNFLKYRSEELMKGGKMVLTFLGRESEDPSSKDGGYIWELLSMALNEFVVEGLIEEEKVDSFNIPNYTSSPAEVKYIVEKEGSFTINRLETTRVHWNYASNNNDIINGGYNLSRCMRAVAEPLLISQFGTKLMDLVFQKYEKIITDCMAKEETEFINVTVSLTKKK, via the exons atgaagcttGTTGATGTACTTCACATGAATGGAGGAATGGGAGACATTAGTTATGCAAACAATTCTTTGGTTCAG AGAAAGGCGATTATCTTGACAAAGCCAATAATAGAACAAGCCATGAGTGATCTCTACAACAACCTCTTACCAGAAACCTTATGCATTGCTGATCTGGGTTGTTCCTCTGGAGCAAACACTTTCTtggtggtatcagagcttattAAAACCGTCGAGAAAGAACGAAGAAAACACGGATTTCATTCATCAGactttcattttctcttcaatGATCTTCCTAGCAATGATTTTAACACGATTTTTCAGTCACTGGGGGAGTTTAAACATAACTTGAGAAAGCAAACTGGAGAAAAATTTGCTCCATGTTTTTTTAGTGGAGTGCCTGGGTCATTTTACACTCGACTTTTTCCTTCAAATAGTTTGCATTTTATTCACTCCTCTTACAGTCTTCACTGGCTATCGCAG GTTCCTGATTTGATTGAAAAGAACAAGGGGAATGTTTACATGTCAAGTACAAGTCCACCAAGTGTTATAAAAGCATACTACAAACAATATGAAAAAGATTTtacaaattttttgaaatatcgTTCTGAAGAATTGATGAAAGGTGGGAAAATGGTATTAACATTTTTAGGAAGAGAAAGTGAGGATCCTTCTAGCAAAGATGGTGGCTATATTTGGGAGCTTTTATCAATGGCCCTTAATGAGTTCGTTGTTGAG GGATTAATAGAAGAAGAGAAAGTGGATTCATTCAACATCCCTAATTATACATCATCACCAGCAGAAGTGAAGTATATAGTTGAGAAAGAAGGTTCATTCACCATTAATAGATTGGAAACTACAAGAGTCCATTGGAATTATGCTTCTAATAATAATGACATTATTAATGGTGGTTACAATTTGTCAAGGTGCATGAGAGCTGTGGCTGAACCTTTACTTATAAGCCAATTTGGTACAAAATTGATGGATTTAGTGttccaaaaatatgaaaaaattattacagATTGCATGGCTAAAGAGGAAACTGAGTTTATAAATGTTACTGTTTCATTGACCAAGAAAAAATAA